Part of the Zingiber officinale cultivar Zhangliang chromosome 6A, Zo_v1.1, whole genome shotgun sequence genome, TCGACATCGACGTCCTGTGTTGTCGATTTCTACATTTGACATCTTTTTCTGCCTCAAATTCTCTGTGAAACCACGGATTGATCCTGACATCCATTTTTACGGATCGTACATATGTGTAGccttacagtttggttattcCTAGCATTATTCGTTCTGTCATCATGCCTGGTCGTgcagatgcttcatggaaatctgatTCGTATATGTTGGAGCAAtttcaacagttccttgcttCACAGTCTCTGCCATGTCAACTTCCTCTCATATAAATTTGTCATTGTCTAGTATTTCAAGTATATTTTCATCGTTATAGATTTTGGACTCTGAtgtctcccatcatatgtcatctaatttatcatcttttatttcttttttctcgttcatctatatctattgtgactgctgatgatactcctatgtcattagtaaGTGTCGATTTAATTATTACATCTTGTTTATCTCTTattaatgtttattatattccgagtcttactttaaatcttatttctgttagtcaattatgtaaaTTTGGATAACTAGTCTCTTTTTCTacatccaattgttatgttcaggatCCGCAATCTCAAAGGCTGATTGGGACAGGTCATAGGCAAAGAGGattctatgttttagatcaactcaaagtaccAAAAGTTGTACcttcgagtgtggatttatcatctttcaTCTTAatggttcatcttctgatttttatttgtggcactctCGTTTAGGTCATATTTCAGCATCTCTTTTGTAATTTTTAGCTTTTACAGGAATACTAAGACGtttaaaaagttctgatatttctgattgtaaTGGTTGTAAACTGGTCAAATTTTTCGCCTTACTATTTTCTAAAAGTCgttctttttcttctgctccatttgatcttatccattctgatgtgtggAGACCCTCTCCTATTTCTACAAAAGGGAGGaggtcaaggtattatgtttcgtTTATTGATGAACATTCGTTACACTTGGGtatatcttatgaaacacaagtctgattATCTTACTATTTTCAACAACTTTAGAGTTCTTGTGAAAACTtaacattctagtgtcataaagtgtttttattgtgatttggggggtgaatacacttcgaatcatTTTTCACAATTACTTGCTTCTCATAGTATTATTCATCAAATCTCTTGTACATATACTCCTGAATAGAATTGTGTGGCTGAACGAAAACATAGGTATTTTGTTGAAACAACCCGTTCATTTTTATTATCTGTCAGTGTTCCTAGTACCTTTTAGGGAGAAGCAATCCTTAACCGCTTCTTATGTGATTAATCGAATTCCAACCTCACATAATTTAGGCTTGTCACATTTAGAAAAATTGTATGGGCATGTTCCTCTTTATTCCTCTCTGtgtgtttttggttgtacttgcttTGGCCTTCATCCACATATCGGGTGTAATAAATTAGCCTCTCGATCTACTCTTTATGTCTTTTTAGGTTATGATGTTACTtaaaaaggatatcgttgctttgatcccgttagtaaaaattgtatgtctctcgtcatgttgtgtttcttgagcatattccattcttttctattctagTTAGTttgcataatatgacaaagtcagatctaCTTTGTATTGATCCTTTTAATACCGACACTGAGGAAGTTTCACCCACAGCTCCTACTGGTAGctcaactgaatctggtactttggttcctgagatatccgatccacatgctcctccttctgccactacccaaTCATCTCCTGAGGTTGCAGATAATCCTTCTCTCCACTGTTGTCAATCCACTCGtattcgtaagtctactaaactgtcAAATTTTGCctactcttgttattctcattcttttgcttcatttgttacatctattcattgtcttttTGAGCATGTATCCTATAGAGAAGATATTTGTAACCCACTTTGGTAGAATGTTATGGCTGAAgaactaactgctttgcatcagaCTCATACATGTGATTTGGTTCTGTTGCCACCAGAAAAACACactattggttctcgttgggtatatataagatcaaaactaaatctgctgAATCTATCGAGCGATACAAAGCTtatcttgttgctaaaggttattcttaGGAGTATCACATGGAGtatgaggaaacatttgctcTTGTTGCAAAAATAATGACGGTTCATACTCTGATTACTGTTTCTTCTGTtcgtcgatggagaatatctaagatggatgtcaagaatgcatttttaaatggtgatcttcatgaagaagtttatataacACCTCCTCCTTGTGTTTCACACCAACTTGGTGAAGTTTGTAGACTTTGTAAAGtgttttatggtctcaaacaaacACCTCgcgcttggtttgagaagttctttACAATGATTAATTTGCTtagttttcatcctagtaatcatgattcagcatTGTTTGTTAGATGTACGAGTGCATGTcgtattcttttattattatatgtcgatgacatgattattactggtgatgattttgatggaattgcttccctgaagtctgagttggctagtcattttgctatgaaagacttgggtatactgTGATACTTTCTAggcattgaggttgcttattccccGAAATGTTATCTTTTATcccagtcaaagtatatatctgatctgtttaagcatgcttgtcttactgataatagagtcgttaatattcctattgagactaatgctcgatattctccatctgatgactcacctttgtcggatcctagtttttacagaactattgttggaagcttggtttatctcattatgactcgtccagatattgcGTATGCTGTTCATGTGGTTAATCAATTTGTCGTTGCATCAACTATAATTCATTGGGTTGTTGTTTTTCGTATTCTCAGGTATTTTCGggacactcaatttcaaaatcttttatttccttctacttcatctcttaaACCGCGTGCATACTCTGATACGGATTAGGTTGGTGATCCTACGGATCGTAAATCTACCATTGGCTTCTGCATTTTTCTtagtgattccctcatttcttggaagagtaagaagcaaaatattatttttagatcttccacagaagttgagtatcgtgtcatgacctcaactacttgtgagatagtttgattGCATTGGTTGCTTGTAGATATGTGTATTTCTTTTCATTAACCTATTCCGTTATGTTGTGATAATCAGAATGCTATTCAAATTACAcataattcagtttttcatgagcggacgaaacatattgaaattgattgtcacgttACTCGTCACCATTTTCAGATTGACACCATCACATTACCTTTTGTTTCAGGTATAGATcgctgatatgtttaccaagtcACATTCTACTTCACACTTTCATTTCTTATCTAACAAACTCTTAATGTTTCTAGCTGTAATATCATGAGTTTGAGGTGgtgttaaattatatatatttaatttttagaataattagaataatttaagcttttttttcttttagagtttatactttatattttcaatcATCAATTTTCCATTcactaattttttcttttttcttaatttctataattatcatagATGTGTgctaagaaaaaggaaaattgaATTTGCATTTTAAATGGATCTGTACATGTTCCATTTTGCAATGCACTTAAACATATATGGCAGGGAAAGCTGCATACGAAGCCCCACCTATAATTCATTCCTTCACATCTGAAGACCAATTATTTGAGGACAATTACCCAACTTGCTGCACTCTCTTCATGCACTTGAACGCCGGGCCCACTTCCATTCCACGTGGCTGGACAACTGTCACTAGTGTTTTTTCTCCTCGCTCGAGCAGAGCTGAATTAATTCACTTAAACTTTAACAAAATGTCCTTCAGCACTGCTAACGATCTTATCTCACTTTCTTTGGAGGACTTTCTAGCTATTTCTAATTCAATAATTGAACTAAACGTCTTCACTACCGCCTCTGTTCGTTGCCCTTTAAATACCTTCACTCCACTCTTCCCTTCCCTGCAGCCACCCACCGAAGCATTTGGTTTTACTAGGCAAGGGCCGTCCAAATTATGGAGTCCACAGGAGCAGGGAAGAGGCTTTGGCACGTAGTGAGTGTGGTGTTGTACATGATCAGGAAAGGCCTCTCCAAGGACAAACTCATGATGGATCTCCACCTCCTCCGCAAGCGCGGCAAGGTCATCGGAAAAGCCCTTGGCAACCTCATGACGCTCCTCCATCACCGTGGCTACCGCCGCCGCCACCATGATCACCACCACCATCATCGTGGAGTGAGCTTACTGAACTCTGGCTTCTCTTGCCGATCCCTGGATCCAGATGTCCCCTTCTACGACCCAAGGGATGTGGAGTTTAGCTGCAGTGCGACTCCCACCTACCCTTCCTTCGACCGGAACCACCGCCGCAGCCACCATCGCTACGATGATTATGAAGCGATGGCCTTCGCGGAGGCACTTGATATGCTGAACTACGAGGAGGACTGCGCCGAGTCGTCTTCCGTGGCACCATCCCCGTCTCCGGAAGGTAGGCTGTGGAGATGTCAGAAAAGCCCGGTGACAGAGCGGCGACTAGTAAGGGTTACTGACTCGCCATTCCCTGTGAAGGAGGAAGAGGGGGAGGTGGAGAAGCATATAGACGAGCAGGCAGAGCAGTTCATTAGAAGGTTCTATGAGCAGCTTCGTCTTCAGCAGAGGATGAATCCAATGACTCCAGAGTATGAACATCGTTGGAATGAGGCGGCGATGGGTCTAGCCTGAGATAGATGTTCCTGTAAATGCCAAGTGTTTGTATATGTGAATTATACCCATAAta contains:
- the LOC121995260 gene encoding uncharacterized protein LOC121995260; the encoded protein is MESTGAGKRLWHVVSVVLYMIRKGLSKDKLMMDLHLLRKRGKVIGKALGNLMTLLHHRGYRRRHHDHHHHHRGVSLLNSGFSCRSLDPDVPFYDPRDVEFSCSATPTYPSFDRNHRRSHHRYDDYEAMAFAEALDMLNYEEDCAESSSVAPSPSPEGRLWRCQKSPVTERRLVRVTDSPFPVKEEEGEVEKHIDEQAEQFIRRFYEQLRLQQRMNPMTPEYEHRWNEAAMGLA